The Streptococcus sanguinis genomic sequence AAGAGAATTCACTGATGAAAATCAGTGTTTTTTTCTTGCCTATTGCTCACAATCATCCCCTTCTCTCCAAAGAGCCAAAACAAAAAACAGACCGGAGTCTGCTTTTTTGTTCAATTAGAATTTTTTACGTTTACGAGCTGCTTCTGATTTGCGTTTGCGTTTTACAGAAGGTTTTTCATAGAATTCACGTTTGCGTGTTTCTTGAAGAGTACCAGCTTTAGTAACCGCACGTTTGAAACGACGAAGTGCATCATCAAGTGATTCATTCTTGCGTACTACTGTTTTTGACATTTTTTTCACTCCCTTCAAGTCCAAAATCTATATAATCATACCACATATAGAAAAGAGTGTCAAGTATTTTCTGTAAGTATGATGTATCCCCTTTTTATGATACAAACAAGAAGACCAACTGCTCTGCTGCAGCTGGTCTTCTTTTGCTTAGAGGGTTTTACGCTTCTTAGCAGCTTTGGAAAGGGAAATGTCCTGCACCTTATCATAGAACAGGAACTGCTGAATGAGCTCTCTGTCGCTCATGTCAGGATTCAAGTCAACAACATAGTCCAGCTTGATAGACTTCTTTTCAGCCGACTTGAGAGATGTCAGTTCGGCTGATTTACAAGTCGTTTCAAAGATAGCATCAAAGAGTACTTCGTAGTCAAAATCAGCTGGAACCTGAACCTGGACATAACGTCTGGTCGGACTGACTGAAGTAAAGCTCATCTTTTCAAAGAGCATCCAGATGCCTGAAATAGCTAGAGTAAAGACAATTCCCAATGCTACAAAGCCCATCCCCGTTGTAATCCCGATAGCTGTCGCCATAAAGATGGCTAGAAGCTCCTTGGAGCCACCTGCGGCCGACCGGAAGCGAATCAAGCTGAAAGTCCCTGCTACGGCGACACTGGTACCCAGATTTCCATTAACCAAGAAGATGATAATGGAAATAATGGCTGGCAAAAGGGAGAGGGTGACGACAAATTCCTTGGTATAAATGGTTTGGCGCTTATAGACCTTGGCCAAGATAATTCCTAAAACCACACTAGTTGCTAGTGAAAAAATCAATGCTAAAGGATTTATCTTGACTTCCGTAGAGGAGTAGATACTGTTAAATAACTGATTGAGCATAAACTACCTCCTTAGGCCTTGACTGTTTGAGTCAGCCTTTCTTTAGTTTTCAGGTAGGCATTGCCGTATTTTGAAAAGGACTGGTCTTCAAGACCGTATTTATTCAGAATATCAGCCAGCCACTGAGGATATTGACCAGGAACCTTGATTTCCATAATCACCTTGTCGTCTTCCAGCAAGGGCAGTCCATAGCGGCCTAAAGCCAAGTCTACATCATAATCTCGGTAGCGGATGTTGGAATCAACTGTCACACGTACCTTTTTATCTTCCAAGCCTCTCATAGAGTAGCGGTCATAGCTAATCACCATTTTTGGCTTCAAATCTATATAGCGCTCCTGCAACTGCTCCACTTCTGCCTTGACCCGATCATCAAAAATAGTATGGTCTGCCACACCGTTCACAATATAGTTGGTCACAGAGAGAGGATTCGAAACCAAACGATATTTGAAACCTACTTCATCGCGTTTCTTCTTGATTTCCAAGAAAACTTGACTATCATCATTTGGCTGCTCAGCATAAGTGCGCATCCGCATCTTTTCGCGACCACCTTTTCTGGCAATGGAATCCTGAATCATCTGGAACTCATCATTATCAAAATACACATTGGAAATGGTTGATGTCGCATAATCATCTGCGGTAAGGTAAGGCCTCATGTCAGCTTCAAGACGAGCTAGCATTGCTCGGTCAAGAATATACTTAGTTTCGATCCGTTGGAAGTTTGTTTGGATTTGCTTTTGTTTCATTTGGATTCTCCTTTAATTCTACAAATGTAGTTTTTGTTTTTAAAAGAAATAGAGCTTCCGCTCTGCACCTACAAGCGTCTGGATAAGCTTTGCTTTCTTCTCCTTTCCAAGCAGTATTTTTCAAAGACATTCTACAAATGTAGTTTATAATTATATTCTACATCTGTCGTTTATAAATGTCAAGAAAAAAGATAAATAATCTTTCAGTTTTTTTAGCATTAGGAAACGAAATGCAAACTGTAAGCAAAATCGACCTAAAATAAAAGATAAACTGATGACTAACTGCTCTTGGAGGATTGCTAAATCCCCCTTTGAGAAGATAATAAATTCTACCAGTCTAAGCTTTTAAGAAACTTAAACTGGCAGAATCCTCTATTTAATCGTCATCATGGTCATCATCATCATCTGGATCATCAGTGTCTGTCGTATGAGAGGAACTGTTCTGAGACGGAGTTTGAACTGTCGCTGTACTAGCTCCAGTATTTGCTCCGGTCGAGCCCGCTGCTCCCGTATTCCCTGCGCCTGCAGTAGCGCTGTTGTCAGCTGGAGTTGATGCAGCTGACGAGGATGGGCTGACTTCTTTTTCGACCGTTACCGTCTTTTCGACAATGGTATGCTGCTTAGATTTGACCAGTTTTCCATCCTTAGCATTGACAATGGTTTCATGGGCCGTTTGCCCGTGCGAGAAGCGAATCTTATAGGTGTCTTTCTCACGCGAAATTTGTAAATCTTTTATATCCTTTTCAGAAAGCGATAGTTCTTTCAAGACCACTCCTAGAGCCTGACGCTGACTGAGTCCTTGAGGCCGTTTTTGTCCCGCCACAGGCTTGCTTTGTTGAGCAGCTGGGCTTTCTAAGGCAAAGACCGAGCTAGCCAAGAGCAAAAGGAGAGGAACTGCCACGACAAAGGCAGCAGACAGAAATCTCTTAGGCAGCCGGTTATCCATAATACCGACAATCCGACGCTTGAGATTAAACTTGTCAGAGTAAAAGCAGGTCGTCAGAGCAATTGGGGTCTTCTTACTGCGGTCTATCATGGTCAAAATCGTTTCACCGTAGAAAGTCCGATACTCTGTATCTCTACAGCTCAGAACATCGTAATCACAGTACATTTCTCCTGCTTCCTGGGTTTCACGGCAGGCAAAGCGGACAACTGGATTAAACCAGTGCAGACTCTTGGCAAAAATCCCTAAGAGATTGATTAAAACATCTCGGTGTTTGTAGTGGGTCAGCTCATGCTTGAAAATAAGCTGTAGCTCTTCTTCTGTGTAGTCCAACTCTGGCAGCACGATTAAAATATCTCTGAAACCTAGCAACATAGGACTTTGGGACATAGGATAGTGGAGCAGACGAATCTGGCCCTTAACTCCCATCTCCTGCTGAACAGCCCGCAGCTGAGCCATCGCTTCTTCGTCCTGAAACTCCGTGCCCCAGCGCTTCAGCATCTTTCTAAAGCGAATATAAGAATAAGCGTATCTTCCTATACTAAAGACAAAGCCAATCAGCCAGATGGCGAAGAGAATTTCAAACCAAGGCAGGTTTAGAAAAGCCTCCAACAGATTTGGCTGAGCAGCTTTTTCAACTGCTGGAGAAGCACCCTGAGCTCCACTTGTCTGGGTAGCAGTCACTGCTGTCTGAACTACCGATCCTGTATTCAGCCGAATCAGGCCTGAGCCAAACTGAGGACGGAACGGAAACAGAAAACTCAGCAATATCAGAAACCAAATAAAATACTTCACTCTGACCGAAATCTTAGTCTTAAAGGCCGTAAAAAGCAGACTAAGCAAAAGCACCAAAATGGATGTCGACAAACTGGTCAGAAGAAAAGAAAGAAGGAACTGTTTCATGCTTATCCCTCCATCCTACTTTCCTTGGTTGAGCAGACTGCGCAGCTCATCCAATTCATTTTCCGAAAAGGAGTTAGAAGAAAAGAGTGTTTTGACAAACCCGCCCATAGAACGGCCACTGTGACGCTTCAAGAAATCCGAAGCCTCAACTTCCAGATACTCATCTTCTGAGATCAAGGCTGTATACTGCCTTTCACGTCCCTTGCGGACACTGTCTAAAAAGCCCTTCTCCGTTAAGCGAGCCAAAACTGTCAGCAAAGTCTGAGGCTTCCAGTGATTGTCTGGTCCCAGCTTTTCCATGATACGGGCAGAGGTCGTCGGGGTAGGCAGCTGCCAAATTACTTTTAAAATAGTAAATTCCCCATCTGGCAAACGTTTGATAGATCTTTTCATCGTTCCCACGCGCTTTCTAAATAATGCTATTTCTATCTTTATTCTACACTTGTCTAACAAAAAAGTCAATCATTATATAAAAAAAGAGTGGGAAATCAATTTTCCTCACTCGATCTTAGAAAAATAAACTAAGTAGGGTCAGCATAGCCAGCCCTCCCTGCTTGAACAAGATTTTAGGGTCACTGGTCACTGCACCGTATGCTGCCACCAAGATGATATAAACCATAAAAATTCCCAGCCAAACCGGACTAGGCTGTACAAAGGCCGCAATCAAGACCAAGACAGCAATCAGACCGTTATAAACTCCTTGATTCTTGAAAAGGGTATTGACCGACTGCCGCTCCAACTCCTCTTGCGACATACCGAAAACCCGAGCTGTTGCTGCAGAAGTCGTCGCAATGGTCTCCAAGTACAGGATGTAGAAAAATTCCAAGGCAACCAAACTTGCCAAAATCAGTGTAATAATAGACATTTTACCCTCCTAAAATAAATAACGAAACTTAGTATAACACAGACTGACTGGAACTGCGAAAATCTTGCTTAAAAATGGACATTCTGTATAAAAAGCAAGGCTAAAAATACTGAAGAAAAAAAGCGTAGCAGAAATCAGCAATTTCTGACTAGATGTGATACAATCTTTTTTGAAAAATGGAGGTAAATTATGTTAACCTATGATTTAATTGTCATCGGCTTTGGGAAGGCCGGTAAAACATTGGCAGCCAAAATGGCGTCCCAAGGAAAAAAAGTTGCTTTGATTGAGCGAAGCAAAGCTATGTACGGGGGAACCTGTATCAATATCGCCTGCATCCCAACCAAGACCCTGCTCGTCGCAGCTGAAAAAGGCCTGGCTTTCGACCAAGTCATGGCTGAAAAGAATGCTGTTACCAGCCGTCTCAACGGGAAGAACTATGCAGCAATCAGTGGTGCTGGTGTTGACATCATTGATGCGGAAGCTCATTTTCTTTCCAATAAAGTCATCGAAATCACAGCTGGCGATGAGAAAGAGGAACTGACTGCTGAAACTATTGTCATCAATACTGGTGCTGTTTCCAATGTCCTGCCAATTCCAGGACTGACTGAGACCGAGCATGTCTATGACTCAACTGGCATTCAAAATCTGAAGGAACTTCCTAAACGCTTGGGAGTTCTGGGCGGCGGTAACATCGGCCTAGAGTTTGCTGGACTCTACAACAAATTGGGCAGTCAGGTGACTGTGCTGGATGCTGCTCCTGTCTTTCTCCCTCGAGTAGAGCCTTCTATCGCTGCTCTAGCTAAGCAATACATGGAAGAAGACGGAATCCAACTCTTACAAAATGTACGTACCACACAGGTCAAAAATGATGGTGACGAAGTTGTAGTTGTGACAGAAGATGGAGAATTCCGCTTTGACGCCCTGCTCTATGCTACCGGCCGTAAGCCGAATGTTGAGCCACTGCGGTTGGAAAATACTGACATTGAGCTGACAGAGCGCGGAGCTATCAAGGTCAATAAGCACTTGGAAACATCTGTACCTGATGTATTTGCAGCGGGCGATGTCAATGGCGGTCTGCAGTTTACTTATATCTCATTGGATGACTTCCGTATCCTTTATAGCTATCTGGCTGGCGATGGCAGCTACACACTGGAAGACCGTAAAAACGTCCCTACCAGCATGTTCATCACACCACCTTTGGCTCAAATCGGATTGACTGAAAAGGAAGCCAAAGAGCAAGGATTGCCGATTGCAGTGAAGGAGATTCCAGTCGCAGCTATGCCTCGCGGACATGTCAATGCTGACTTACGCGGTGCCTTCAAGGCTGTTGTCAATACTGAGACCAAGGAAATCGTCGGAGCGACTATCTTCTCAGCGGGAGCACAAGAAATTATCAATATCCTGACTGTAGCCATGGATAATAAGATTCCTTACACCTACTTGAGCAAGCAAATCTTCACTCATCCAACTCTGGCTGAAAACCTCAATGATTTATTTGCTATCTAATTTTAAGCCCCATCAGGGGCTTTTAAGATGCCTTTAAAACATTTACTTACATTTCAATCCCTTTTTGTGGTACAATAATGCTAGTTTATTTTAAAAAGATTGAGGAAGATTATGTCTGAACTGTATGATATTACGATTGTCGGTGGCGGTCCAGTTGGCCTATTCGCAGCTTTTTACGCTCATCTGCGCCAAGCCAAGGTTAAAATCATTGATTCCCTGCCTCAGCTGGGTGGTCAGCCAGCCATTCTCTATCCAGAGAAGAAGATTCTGGATGTACCGGGCTTTACCAATCTAAGTGGCGAAGAACTGACACAGCGTCTGATTGAGCAGCTGGAAACTTTCCAGACTGAGATTTGCCTCAATGAAACAGTGCTTGATATCACTAAATCTTATGATGGCTTCTCTATCACAACTTCTCAAGCCCAGCATCAGACCAAAACCATCATCATCACTATGGGAGGCGGCGCCTTCAAACCGAGAGCTTTGGAGTTAGACGATGCTGAAGCCTACAGTAACCTCCACTATCATGTGTCAAACATCAGCCAGTACGCTGGCAAAAAGGTTGTTGTTCTGGGCGGCGGTGACTCGGCTGTTGACTGGGCGCTAGCTTTTGAAAAGATTGCAGAAACCAGTCTGGTTCATCGTCGGGACAACTTCCGGGCTTTGGAGCATAGTGTGGAAGAACTCAAGGCTTCTAGTGTTGAGATTAAGACACCATTTGTACCCAGTCGATTGATCGGCGAAAACGGCAAGATAACCCACTTGGAAATCAGCCAAGTCAAGGGAGAGGAAAGTCAGCTTCTGCCACTGGATCATCTCTTTGTCAACTACGGCTTTAAATCCTCTGTCGGCAATCTCAAAGATTGGGGCTTGGAACTCAACCGTCACAAGATTTTAGTCAATAGCAAGCAAGAAACTTCCATGCCAGGTATCTATGCAGCCGGAGACTGCTGCAGCTACGAGGGGAAGATTGACCTGATTGCGACTGGGCTAGGTGAGGCGCCTACTGCTGTCAACAATGCCATTAATCATATCTATCCTGATCAGAAGGTCCAACCCAAGCATTCTACAAGCCTATAAAAAAAGCTGCCGAGCTTAAACTCGGCAGCTTTTATAATTCATCTGCGATTTTATTGATTTTTCTCAAGCGATGATTGACACCGCTCTTAGTTAGAGGTTGGCTCAAACTATCGGCTAACTGCTGGATGGAGTAGTCTGGATGCTGGATGCGAAGCTGGGCTACCTCCTGCAGGTCTACAGGTAAACTCTCGATACCAATATTGTCGCTGATTTTGGCAATATTGTTGATGGTTTTCATACTGGCTGTAACCGTGCGAGCGATGTTCGCTGTCTCCGCATTATTAGCGCGGTTGAGGTCATTGCGCGCTTCCCGCATGAGCTTAAGAGACTCAAACTCAGCCATGGCTTCCATAGCCCCAATGACAATGAGAAAGTCCATGATGTCCTCGGCCCGCTGCAGATAAGTGACAGCCCCCTTCTTACGCTCAATGGTCTTGGCATCCAGCAGAAAACGGCGCATCAAGGCAGCCAAGTCCTCAGCATGATCCAGATAAACGGACAAGATTTCCAGCTGGTACTTACCTGAGTCTGGCTCCCGCATGCTGCCATTTGAGAGAAAGGCTCCCCGTAGGTAGGCTCGACTGGCTTCGTCATCAGTCAAAATAGTCTGGTCAATCCCTGTCTCGATACCAAAAAAGGAGTCAGCCAAGTGCAGGTCAGAAAGGATTTCTTCCACTTTCTGATCCAGAAATACTGTATAAACACGGTTCTTGCGCAGATTGGTCTTCTGATGGTGGCGGATTTCTGACTTGACCTGATAAAGGTCAGATAGCAACTCATAGAGATGGCGGGCAATTTTGGCATTTTCTGTTGTGACAGACAGGGTCAAACCACTGCTGGCCAAGCCCAAACTGCCAGACATCTTAATCATGGCTGACAGCTCATTTTTATCTCTGCTTGCCAGACTCAGCAGTTCTTCTTTTACTTTTACTGTAAAGCTCATTTGCGTACCTGTATAATCTGCATCAATTCGTCAACGACCAACTCACCGTCATGGAAAGCTCCGCCATTTTCCAAACGAAGAAAGTTCGAAGAAATAACGCGCGGAACCTGCTCTTGTAACCCCTGAAAATCATGCTCCACCTGTACCAGATATTCATCAAACTGGTTACTGTCCATGTACTCATGAGGGACAGGTTCGATATTAACCAAGACTGTATCTACAAAATTCCTGCCTAGATGGCGGTGTAGAACTTGGACGTGGTCGCTGTCTGAAAAATGCTCTGTTTCACCTCTCTGGGTCATGATATTGCAAACATAGGCCACTTCTGACTTGGTGTCTAGAAGAGCTTGGCCAATTTCCTCAATAACAAGATTAGGCAAGATAGAGGTAAATAGTGAACCTGGTCCCAGAACCACCATATCGCTTTCTAAGATGCTCTCGACTACCTTTTTACTGGCAGCAGGCTTCTTATCATCATAGGTATTGGTAACATAGACCCGCTCAATCATCCCGCTCTTGCTGGTCAGATTGCTCTCACCTACAACTTCCGTCCCATCTGCAAACACAGCATGCAGAGTTAGTGGATTGTCGCTAGAAGGGTAAATTTTTCCTGTCGTATGGAAAAATTTGGTCAGAAGCTGCATGGCATTATAAGTTGAGCCCTGCATTTCGGAAATGCCGGCAATAATCAGATTGCCCAAGGGATGCCCCGCTAGAACACCGTCTCCTTCCGCAAAGCGATACTGGAAGACCTTCTCATAAAACTTTGGCATGTCGGACATAGCTACCAGGACATTTCGCAAGTCACCTGGCGGAGTTAACTGCTGGATGTTTTTCCGCAGCTCACCAGAACTGCCGCCATCATCTGCTACTGTAACAATGGCTGTAATCTCTACGTCCTTTTTACGCAGGCTGTCTAAAATAACTGAAATTCCTGTTCCACCGCCAATGACTGTAATTCGTGGCTTTCTCATGAGCGGTTCACCGTTTCTTTCCGACGGTTTTTGTCGCGGTGACTGGCATTGACCGGCCAATTTTTAGCCAAATCATCTGCTAAGCGCTGAGCAAAGGCTACACTGCGGTGCTGACCACCTGTACAGCCAACAGCAATCGTCAGGATAGACTTTCCTTCCTTCTGATAGCCTGGCAAAATGGGCTCGATCAAGCCCAGCAGATGCTGGTAAAATTCTTCTGACTCGGCATGGTTCATGACATAGTCAAAGACATCCTTGTCCAAGCCTGTCTGATTGCGTAGCTCAGGCTTATAGTAGGGATTAGGCAGAAAGCGCACATCAAAAACCAAGTCAGCATCCAAGGGCAGACCGTATTTGAAACCAAAACTCATGACCTCAATGCGGAAACTATGCATGTCAGCCTGATTTGAAAATTGCTCAGAGATGGTCTTTCTGAGCTCCCGTGGTGTCAAATCTGTTGTGTCCACAACATTTTGGCTGAGATTCTTCAGAGGGGCTAAGAGTTCACGCTCCAGTTTAATCCCATCTAAAATCCGTCCATCAGCTGCCAACGGATGGCTGCGACGCGTTTCCTTGTAACGAGCCACCAACTCCTTATCCGCCGCATCTAGGAAAAGAATCTTGAAATCAATGTTCTCATTTTGCTCTAATTCATCCAAAACGTTCTGAATTTGCAAAAAGAAGGAACGGCTGCGCATATCGACAACCAGAGCCAATTTATCATTGTCAGTAGTCCCTTCGACCAGCTGCAAGAACTTCGGCACCAGAGTTGGCGGCATATTGTCGATGGTAAAATAACCTAAGTCTTCAAAGGACTGGATGGCTACGGTTTTCCCCGCCCCGCTCATTCCAGTCACAATGACAAGCTGAATTTTCTTCTCAGACATAATAATCCTTTCATCAGATAGAATCTGTCAAAGAGTGGTTTTCCCCCGCTCTTTTTTAGAGAATCTCGGCAATAACCTCAATCTCAATCTTCACATCCTTAGGCAGGCGAGCCACTTCGACTGCTGAACGAGCTGGAAATGCTTCTGTAAAGGCCGTTTTGTAAACTTCATTAAAGGCCACAAAATCATTGATATCACTCAAGAAGCAAGTAGCCTTGACTACATGGTCAAAATCTGTTCCAGCGGCTTCCAAAATGGCTGAAACATTTTTCAGCACCTGCTGGGTCTGCTCTTCAATAGTCGTCCCAATGATTTCTCCAGTTTCAGGAGACAGGGGAATTTGCCCGCTCGCGAACAAAAGATTGCCGACAATTTTTCCTTGAACATAAGGTCCAATCGCTGCTGGTGCTTTATCTGTATGAATCGTTTTTGCCATAATTATCACTTCTCCTACTTATTTTTTTCATTATACCATAAAAATTATTTTTTTCATTATACCATAAAAAGATGGGGGTGACCATGCTAGTCTTACTCCCATTGACTTTTCCCTTATTTTTATTTATGATAAAGAAATAGAGAAATCAAAACCCCGGTTTTGGACTGGTTCGAAAACTTCCCAGAATAAAAAACTAAGTGCCTTTATATTGTATTTAAAATGTCTTGCGCATAGTTTTTTTGCTGTCTCCTCGATTAGGCTGACAGTTAAGAGGTTGGGACCGATTGTCTCAACCTCATTTTTATATAGGCAAAGGAGAACTCATGAAAAGAAAAATCATTATCGACTGTGACCCTGGTATAGATGATAGTCTAGCCCTAATTTATGCCATTCAACATCCCGATTTAGAAGTTGTAGCACTGACCATCGTCGCTGGAAATGTCCCAGTGGACCTTGGTGTTGAAAATGCCTTTAAAATATTAGAAAAACTGAACCGGCTAGATATACCAGTCTATGCAGGGGCAGAAAAACCTCTAGTCCGCGATTTCGTTTCAGCTCAGGATACCCACGGTATGGATGGTTTAGGCGAGAGCGGAATCAATCGAACAAGCAATTGTCAGCCCCAGCCTCAGAAAGCCTCTGAATTTCTGGCTACCTATTTCCAGAAGGCTCAGTACACTTCCCTAATCACCTTGGGACCATTGACTAATCTAGCACTGGCTATAAAGCAAAATCCCCAAATTGGAAAACATATCAAACGCTTTGTCAGCATGGGCGGCAGCTACAAATCTCATGGCAACTGCTCACCTGTAGCCGAGTATAACTACTGGTGTGACCCACACGCCGCTCAATTTGTCTATCAAAAGTTAGGCCGAAAAATCGAGATGGTGGGACTGGATGTCACACGCGCCATCGTCCTCACCCCCAATCTATTAGAGTACATGCGTTTCCTACAGCCAGAAGTAGCTGAGTTTGTCGGCCGTATCACGCGTTTCTACTGGGACTTCCATTGGGAATATGAACACATCATCGGCTGTGTTATCAATGATCCCCTGGCTATTGCTCATTTTCTGCATGAGGACCTTTGTATGGGCTTCGACTCCTATGTTGAAGTCGTAACCGAAGGCATTGCTCTTGGACAGACTGTGGTTGATGCTTATGACTTCTATCATAAACCAGCCAATGCCTATATTGCAACTCAAGTCAGTCCCTCACTCTTCTTCCAAGACTTCTTAGCTATCCTCCTGAATCAGCCTAAGGAAACGATTGCTCAAGACCTATCATCACTTTTATGAGGAAAATTTTATCATGAAAAAATCGACACCCCTTATCCTAAGCTTCTTGTCTATCTGTATCGCTCTTAACTACGTGGGAGCTAACATTGCACTTTTTCTGAAATTACCTATCTATCTAGATACCTTTGGAACGATTCTAGCTAGCTTAACCTTAGGGCCTCTTGCTGGGGCTGGCGTTGCCTTTCTCAGCGCCCTCATTGGCTGGATGACAACCGATATCTTTTCTCTCTACTACTCGCCTGCCGCTATCATCATTGCTCTTTCAGCAGCTTGGTTTTTTAAAGAAAAAGGAAACTTAAAGCTCAGCCTTCTCTGGAAAACCCTTTTGGTAGCCCTTCCGGGTACCCTAGTAGCCTCTGCAATCACTGTCCTGCTCTTCGGAGGCATAACATCCAGCGGATCCAGCCTCATCGTCCAAGCCCTGCGGGGAATGGGAGTCAATCCCGTCCTCAGTATCGTCCTCATCCAAATACTGACTGACTATTCAGACAAGCTTATCGTTCTAGGTGTCTGCCTAGCTGCTCTCCCTCGAATAAAAGCAGTCAGTCCTAAAATCTTTGCTTAACACAAAGATTAATTATCTTAACGAATACATCTTTAGCGCAAAAAAAGCAGCTGAGTAGGATTATTTCCTGCTCTGCTGCTTTTTATCTTATTCCTCTTCTGCTTTCACTAATGCTTCTCTTTCCAGACGCAGCTTGCGTTTGGGGTTGAGTTTATTAAAGAGCTCTTCTAGCTTTTCTGCATTCCAGACGTCGGCTGCAGAGACAAAATTTCCATTTTCATCGCGGAAGGATATTGGTTTATCACCCATTGCAAGCCTCCTTAGTCAACGAATTCAAACTCGAACTTGCCGATGCGAACTAGGTCACCATCCTTGGCTCCACGAGCCCGAAGGGCTTCATCAACTCCCATACCACGCAGTTGACGGGCAAATTTCATAACTGCTTCATCGCGGTCAAAGTTGGTCATATTAAAGAGCTTCTCAAGCTTGTCACCAGACAGCACCCAAGTCGCATCATCATCACGAGAAATTTCAAAGGCTGGTGCTTCTTCGTCAAAGCCATAGTAAGCTTCTTCTTCCATTTCAGACTCATCATAGAGCAAGAACTCTGGTGTCTTGTCCAATAATTCTGCGGTCGCATCCAAGAGGGTCGTAAGTCCCTGCTTGGTCAAGCTAGAAATCGGGAAGATCTGCGGTAATTCCGCAAACTCATCATAATTAGCTGCTAATTTCTCTTTGAATATCTTGAGATTTTCAGCACTATCTGGCATATCCATCTTGTTGGCAACAATAATCTGCGGGCGCTCCATGAGACGAAGGTTGTAGGATTCCAACTCTTTATTGATAGCTAGATAGTCCTCATAAGGGTCACGTCCCTCACTAGCTGACATATCGATAACATGCAGGATAACCCGTGTCCGCTCAATATGACGGAGAAACTGGGTTCCCAGTCCAACCCCTTGGCTGGCCCCTTCGATCAAACCTGGTAGATCTGCCACCGCAAAGGACTCTCCAGAATGAGTGCGAACCATGCCTAGATTGGGCACGATTGTCGTGAAATGATAGGCACCAATCTTAGGCTTGGCTGCTGTAATAACACTAAGCAAAGTGGATTTTCCAACAGATGGGAAGCCGACCAGACCAACGTCTGCTAGGACCTTGAGCTCCAACAAAAGCTCCCGTTCTTGACCTGGTTCTCCATTCTCAGAAATCTCTGGAGCAGGATTTTTAGGCGTTGCAAAGCGAATATTTCCACGACCGCCTCGGCCACCACGCGCTACGATAAATTCTTGGCCATTTTCTACCAAGTCCGTCAGCACCTTACCCGTCTCCGCATCACGAACCGTCGTCCCCTGCGGCACTCGAACAATCAAGTCCTCAGCCCCTCGGCCATGCATGCCCTTAGTCATGCCTTTTTCACCAGACTGAGCCTTGAAGTGGCGATTATAGCGAAAATCCATCAGGGTGCGCAGGCCCTCGTCTACAACAAAAACCACATTGCCGCCACGACCGCCATCACCGCCCCAAGGACCGCCATTAGGAACATATTTTTCACGGCGAAAGGCCACCATGCCATCACCACCATTGCCAGCCTTAACTTGAATCTTGGCTGTATCTAAAAACATACTCATTTTTTCTATTCTCTTTTTCTAGTCTAAAAAAACGCCCTGAAGCGTTTGGATTAAAAGATTGCACTGAGAGCAGAAGCAAAGATTGCTCCAACTGTCACGATGAGCATGATAATCACGACTAGCATCGTCAATT encodes the following:
- a CDS encoding polyphosphate polymerase domain-containing protein yields the protein MKQKQIQTNFQRIETKYILDRAMLARLEADMRPYLTADDYATSTISNVYFDNDEFQMIQDSIARKGGREKMRMRTYAEQPNDDSQVFLEIKKKRDEVGFKYRLVSNPLSVTNYIVNGVADHTIFDDRVKAEVEQLQERYIDLKPKMVISYDRYSMRGLEDKKVRVTVDSNIRYRDYDVDLALGRYGLPLLEDDKVIMEIKVPGQYPQWLADILNKYGLEDQSFSKYGNAYLKTKERLTQTVKA
- a CDS encoding BlaI/MecI/CopY family transcriptional regulator, whose protein sequence is MKRSIKRLPDGEFTILKVIWQLPTPTTSARIMEKLGPDNHWKPQTLLTVLARLTEKGFLDSVRKGRERQYTALISEDEYLEVEASDFLKRHSGRSMGGFVKTLFSSNSFSENELDELRSLLNQGK
- a CDS encoding DUF1304 domain-containing protein encodes the protein MSIITLILASLVALEFFYILYLETIATTSAATARVFGMSQEELERQSVNTLFKNQGVYNGLIAVLVLIAAFVQPSPVWLGIFMVYIILVAAYGAVTSDPKILFKQGGLAMLTLLSLFF
- a CDS encoding DUF4956 domain-containing protein, with amino-acid sequence MLNQLFNSIYSSTEVKINPLALIFSLATSVVLGIILAKVYKRQTIYTKEFVVTLSLLPAIISIIIFLVNGNLGTSVAVAGTFSLIRFRSAAGGSKELLAIFMATAIGITTGMGFVALGIVFTLAISGIWMLFEKMSFTSVSPTRRYVQVQVPADFDYEVLFDAIFETTCKSAELTSLKSAEKKSIKLDYVVDLNPDMSDRELIQQFLFYDKVQDISLSKAAKKRKTL
- the rpsU gene encoding 30S ribosomal protein S21, producing the protein MSKTVVRKNESLDDALRRFKRAVTKAGTLQETRKREFYEKPSVKRKRKSEAARKRKKF
- a CDS encoding M56 family metallopeptidase, which gives rise to MKQFLLSFLLTSLSTSILVLLLSLLFTAFKTKISVRVKYFIWFLILLSFLFPFRPQFGSGLIRLNTGSVVQTAVTATQTSGAQGASPAVEKAAQPNLLEAFLNLPWFEILFAIWLIGFVFSIGRYAYSYIRFRKMLKRWGTEFQDEEAMAQLRAVQQEMGVKGQIRLLHYPMSQSPMLLGFRDILIVLPELDYTEEELQLIFKHELTHYKHRDVLINLLGIFAKSLHWFNPVVRFACRETQEAGEMYCDYDVLSCRDTEYRTFYGETILTMIDRSKKTPIALTTCFYSDKFNLKRRIVGIMDNRLPKRFLSAAFVVAVPLLLLLASSVFALESPAAQQSKPVAGQKRPQGLSQRQALGVVLKELSLSEKDIKDLQISREKDTYKIRFSHGQTAHETIVNAKDGKLVKSKQHTIVEKTVTVEKEVSPSSSAASTPADNSATAGAGNTGAAGSTGANTGASTATVQTPSQNSSSHTTDTDDPDDDDDHDDD
- a CDS encoding FAD-containing oxidoreductase, with protein sequence MLTYDLIVIGFGKAGKTLAAKMASQGKKVALIERSKAMYGGTCINIACIPTKTLLVAAEKGLAFDQVMAEKNAVTSRLNGKNYAAISGAGVDIIDAEAHFLSNKVIEITAGDEKEELTAETIVINTGAVSNVLPIPGLTETEHVYDSTGIQNLKELPKRLGVLGGGNIGLEFAGLYNKLGSQVTVLDAAPVFLPRVEPSIAALAKQYMEEDGIQLLQNVRTTQVKNDGDEVVVVTEDGEFRFDALLYATGRKPNVEPLRLENTDIELTERGAIKVNKHLETSVPDVFAAGDVNGGLQFTYISLDDFRILYSYLAGDGSYTLEDRKNVPTSMFITPPLAQIGLTEKEAKEQGLPIAVKEIPVAAMPRGHVNADLRGAFKAVVNTETKEIVGATIFSAGAQEIINILTVAMDNKIPYTYLSKQIFTHPTLAENLNDLFAI